In Novosphingobium sp. MMS21-SN21R, a single genomic region encodes these proteins:
- a CDS encoding TadE/TadG family type IV pilus assembly protein, with product MRALTGNNSGNAALLMALGMPAMIGGAGFAVDTAQWYMWKRELQFAVDQAALAGAWSRTQTSTKDAYSTRALQEFNANLSITTDKVNGVPAVTLANYSGGTNNSVTVRASLSETLPFSSFLTGKGTTITAYAQAAFTSGASFTSCLIALDDDASGAVTIGGTSVVTARCGIAALSTSDSSILVAGNPEIDAGWILSRGGVDDWFDTHTDDEVHDYLEGLFDPYKDLTTPNPTESQVSRSYNCVKGTTTTRADRSKKTNITYTYWKGETIALATEQVTNQKNANKPSETTVGESYVIVENTVINGTVYTTTDTWTATNSAGKNTVWEKKTTVVATTYSNVTKNTSPDLASVLPGTYVGGIKVSCTTTFGTGVYVIDGGGLEIDGQYAVVGSGVMFILKNGAYIKINGGSNINLTAIQSSDLVSRGLTATAANALAGMLVFEDRSSSGTDRSKINGNASTVLNGTIYLPNSGLDFTGTAKVSSQCLMIAANTITISGTANMTSFCPAGMTEDTIVASEISRVKLVV from the coding sequence ATGCGCGCTCTGACAGGAAACAACAGCGGCAACGCTGCGCTCCTGATGGCGCTCGGCATGCCCGCCATGATCGGCGGAGCGGGTTTTGCTGTCGACACGGCGCAATGGTACATGTGGAAGCGCGAGTTGCAGTTCGCGGTCGATCAGGCGGCGCTTGCGGGGGCCTGGTCCCGCACGCAGACGAGCACAAAGGACGCCTATTCCACGCGTGCCTTGCAGGAGTTCAACGCCAACCTATCGATCACGACCGACAAGGTGAACGGCGTTCCTGCCGTGACCCTGGCAAACTATTCGGGCGGAACCAACAACAGCGTGACCGTCCGGGCATCGCTGAGCGAGACACTGCCATTTTCCAGCTTCCTGACCGGCAAGGGCACCACGATTACGGCCTATGCTCAGGCGGCATTTACCTCGGGCGCATCGTTCACGTCGTGCCTGATCGCGCTCGACGATGACGCCAGCGGCGCCGTTACGATTGGCGGCACCTCGGTGGTGACGGCGCGCTGCGGCATTGCCGCGCTTTCGACGTCGGACAGTTCGATCTTGGTCGCAGGCAATCCCGAGATCGACGCCGGGTGGATCCTGTCGCGCGGCGGTGTGGACGACTGGTTCGACACGCATACCGACGACGAAGTGCACGATTATCTTGAAGGGCTGTTCGATCCCTACAAGGACCTGACGACACCAAACCCGACCGAAAGCCAAGTGTCGCGGTCGTACAACTGCGTCAAGGGAACCACGACGACGCGCGCTGACAGATCGAAGAAGACCAACATCACCTATACCTACTGGAAGGGTGAGACGATTGCGCTCGCCACCGAGCAGGTCACCAACCAGAAGAACGCGAACAAACCGAGCGAGACGACGGTGGGCGAAAGCTACGTCATCGTCGAGAACACCGTGATCAATGGGACGGTCTACACGACGACAGACACGTGGACGGCGACCAACAGCGCAGGCAAGAACACGGTCTGGGAAAAGAAGACGACGGTCGTCGCCACGACCTACTCCAACGTCACCAAGAATACCTCCCCTGACCTCGCTTCGGTCCTGCCAGGCACTTACGTCGGCGGCATCAAGGTCTCGTGCACGACAACGTTCGGCACTGGCGTTTATGTCATCGATGGGGGCGGCCTCGAGATTGACGGCCAATATGCCGTCGTCGGCAGCGGCGTGATGTTTATCCTGAAGAACGGCGCCTATATCAAGATCAACGGCGGATCGAACATCAACCTGACCGCCATCCAGTCGTCCGACCTGGTTAGCCGCGGGTTGACCGCCACGGCCGCCAACGCTCTTGCCGGCATGCTGGTGTTCGAGGACCGCAGTTCTTCCGGCACGGACCGCAGCAAGATCAACGGCAACGCATCGACCGTTCTGAACGGCACCATCTATCTGCCGAACAGCGGACTGGACTTCACTGGAACGGCCAAGGTGTCGAGCCAGTGCCTGATGATCGCGGCCAATACCATCACGATCAGCGGCACCGCCAACATGACGTCGTTCTGTCCGGCTGGCATGACCGAGGACACGATCGTGGCAAGCGAGATCAGCCGGGTAAAGCTGGTGGTATGA
- a CDS encoding TadE/TadG family type IV pilus assembly protein encodes MMRSLLRDRSGSVVVEFALIGPTFIALMLGVLQIGMGMQNYNALRSVGSDVMRYAVVNYQTNNDVTNIQVRDYARSIASRAPYGLNSTRLAITVAPVATSRVSGTIEKTLTLTYSVPTVLTIIGFGEFPITYSQSIFLVND; translated from the coding sequence ATGATGCGGTCGTTGCTTCGTGACCGCAGCGGGTCGGTCGTGGTTGAATTCGCCTTGATCGGGCCGACGTTCATCGCGCTGATGCTGGGCGTCCTGCAAATCGGCATGGGCATGCAGAACTACAATGCACTGCGTTCGGTCGGTTCCGACGTGATGCGTTATGCGGTGGTGAATTACCAAACGAACAACGACGTGACCAATATTCAGGTCAGGGACTACGCGCGGTCAATTGCGTCGCGCGCACCTTACGGGCTCAACAGCACCCGGCTCGCTATCACAGTAGCACCCGTGGCAACATCGCGCGTATCGGGTACGATCGAGAAGACACTTACACTCACTTATAGCGTGCCGACGGTTCTGACGATCATCGGTTTCGGCGAATTTCCGATCACCTACTCGCAGTCGATATTTCTGGTGAACGACTGA